A genomic stretch from Gorilla gorilla gorilla isolate KB3781 chromosome 20, NHGRI_mGorGor1-v2.1_pri, whole genome shotgun sequence includes:
- the BLOC1S3 gene encoding biogenesis of lysosome-related organelles complex 1 subunit 3, whose product MASQGRRRRPLRRPETVVPGEATETDSERSASSSEEEELYLGPSGPTRGRPTGLRVAGEAAETDSEPEPEPTAAPRDLPPLVVQRESAEEAWGTEEAPEPAPARSLLQLRLAESQARLDHDVAAAVSGVYRRAGRDVAALASRLAAAQAAGLAAAHSVRLARGDLCALAERLDIVAGCRLLPDIRGVPGTEPEQDPGPRA is encoded by the coding sequence ATGGCGTCCCAGGGTCGTCGGCGGAGGCCCCTGCGGAGGCCGGAGACGGTGGTGCCGGGGGAGGCGACCGAGACGGATTCTGAGCGCTCTGCGTCCTCGTCGGAGGAGGAGGAGCTGTACCTGGGTCCTTCGGGCCCGACGCGCGGCCGCCCCACGGGGCTGCGGGTGGCTGGGGAAGCCGCGGAGACCGACTCggagccggagccggagccgACGGCCGCGCCGAGGGACCTGCCTCCACTCGTGGTGCAGCGGGAATCGGCGGAGGAGGCCTGGGGCACGGAGGAGGCCCCGGAGCCCGCCCCCGCGCGCTCGCTCCTGCAACTTCGGCTGGCGGAGAGCCAGGCGCGGCTGGACCACGACGTGGCGGCCGCCGTGAGCGGTGTCTACCGCCGTGCAGGCCGCGACGTGGCCGCCCTGGCTAGTAGGCTGGCGGCAGCCCAGGCGGCGGGGCTGGCCGCGGCCCACAGCGTGCGCCTGGCGCGCGGGGACCTTTGTGCGCTGGCCGAGCGTCTGGACATCGTGGCTGGCTGCCGCTTGCTGCCGGACATCCGCGGCGTGCCAGGGACCGAGCCTGAGCAAGACCCGGGGCCGCGGGCCTAG